A region from the Acomys russatus chromosome 20, mAcoRus1.1, whole genome shotgun sequence genome encodes:
- the Chmp1b gene encoding LOW QUALITY PROTEIN: charged multivesicular body protein 1b (The sequence of the model RefSeq protein was modified relative to this genomic sequence to represent the inferred CDS: deleted 1 base in 1 codon), whose amino-acid sequence MSNMEKHLFNLKFAAKELNRSAKKCDKEEKAEKAKIKKAIQKGNMEVARIHAENAIRQKNQAVNFLRMSARVDAVAARVQTAVTMGKVTKSMAGVVKSMDATLRTMNLEKISALMDKFEHQFETLDVQTQQMEDTMSSTTTLTTPQNQVDLLLQEMADEAGLDLNMELPQGQTGSVGASVASAEQDELSQRLARLRDQV is encoded by the exons ATGTCCAACATGGAGAAACACCTATTCAACCTGAAGTTCGCGGCCAAAGAACTGAACAGGAGTGCCAAAAAATGCGACAAGGAGGAAAAGGCCGAAAAGGCCAAAATTAAAAAGGCCATTCAGAAGGGCAACATGGAAGTTGCGAGGATACACGCCGAAAATGCCATCCGCCAGAAGAATCAAGCGGTGAATTTCTTAAGAATGAGTGCACGGGTGGATGCGGTGGCTGCCAGAGTCCAGACTGCAGTGACGATGGGCAAAGTGACCAAGTCCATGGCCGGTGTGGTTAAGTCGATGGATGCGACGTTGAGGACCATGAATCTGGAGAAGATCTCTGCTTTGATGGACAAATTCGAGCACCAGTTTGAGACCTTGGACGTCCAGACGCAGCAAATGGAGGACACGATGAGCAGCACGACTACGCTGACCACTCCCCAGAACCAAGTGGATCTGCTGCTCCAGGAAATGGCAGACGAGGCGGGCCTCGACCTCAACATGGAGTTGCCGCAGGGCCAGACCGGTTCCGTGGGAGCGAGCGTGGCTTCGGCTGAGCAGGATGAACTGTCGCAGAGACTGGCCCGC CTTCGCGATCAAGTCTGA